The Triticum aestivum cultivar Chinese Spring chromosome 4B, IWGSC CS RefSeq v2.1, whole genome shotgun sequence sequence GGGGCGGCTCAGTCGACGATGACGACGGGGGCGGCGGGAGCAGCAGAGTCAGATATGGCGGTGGGGGCGTGGACAGCGGGAGGATCGACGTCGATGGCGAGGGAGGCGACGGTGTTGACGGTGACAATGACGGCGAGGGAGACGGtgttgacgatgacgatgacggggaaggaggagctggcggcggCGACGTGCACACCGTGGGGCACGTCCCGCACTCGCTGATGCACAGCAGGCTCGCCTCCGGCCCTCCCGCCGCCGGCTGGCCCTGATCACCTCCGGCGACAGCCAGCTGGGCACCACAACACGCCACCAGGACGATcaccgccaccatcgccaccgctcTTGGTCCCTCCATTGCCACCCTGACAGACTGCTCTCATGAGCTTGCTTGGTGCCGGTGGGGGAATGAGATTCCTGCGATCGGCTGCCTGTGGGCCGGAGCTGCCGATTTATAAGCCAAGAAGTGCAGTGCAGGAGAAGATGTGCGAAACTTCAGGTGCAAGCTGGGAGAGAATATGAGAAGCAGGGTGTAAAGAGAAGATGCTCCTCTCCTGGATTGGCACCAAACAAGTGATCCGTCTCAAGAAATCGGCCACCGTAATATATGTTTGTGACTGATACCTTGTCTCATGGAGCTCAAAAGTGCTAGGAAACTTTTGTAAGATAAGAGTGCCAGGGTTGGTAGATTGAGAAGTGCATGTGTAATGGTTTGCAGAGTGCAAGGCAGGTAAAGCATCTGCAGAAGCCTGGTTGGTTGGAGAAAGAACTCGGGTGAGTTGCTACTCTATTATGGCCTCAAAAGGTTCCGCAGCAGTTCCACAGGAAACTGTTGAATTACAGCAAGAACTGGGAAAAGGATAACCCGCCTTTCAAACAGGGGTTTGAGATGAAAGGAAAAATGTTGGCAGGATGTCCTTCAATCATCTTACATAGAGGAGGAAATACAGCTAAGGGAAAGCATAATTACATTGGGCATGCTCATGTGAGGAAGCAAGGCTtactgactactccctccgtccggaaatacttgtcatcaaaatgaataaaaggggatgtatctagatgtattttagttctagatacatctttttttttgtccattttgatgacaagtattttcggacggagggagtataatctaGAGCTACTGTAAGGATGTAACACACCACAAACATGTGACGGAAAATCTGAATATCTGCATTGATTTCCTATCCCCCCAGAGGATTTTCAATTCGACACTCTTTACAGGCAAACCATGTCAATAAACAACCGACAATGGAGTACACGGAACACTTGTACAAAAGGCTAACCCTGGAAGGAAAACTTTTGCCAGCCTTTCACTCTTACCAGTTATACTTTAAACGCCCCTCCCTCGGCTGGGAAGCAAAGTATCAAAAGTACAGTCATGGACATCACTAGTCTGTTTCCGCATCTTCTGTTGTTGTAGCTGACTTGAGTTTTTGGCTCACAAACTGCCCTTTGATTCTTGGTCTTTGCTCCGCAAGCTTCTTCCTGCTGTGATATCTGACCTGTAGAGCGAAAGGTAAACAGATAAAAGGGAATAACTGTAAGAAAAACCAAGTGTTTGCGGAAAAGAATATATAAGTGCGCATACATGATTTGTGAATTTGAAGACTATTTAGGTTTGTCAAACAGAATACCTTCTTCTCGAAGCATCTATCTTTCCTTTTCATGCGGAATTTCATCAAGGCAGCTTCACGACGAGACCGATCACTATCCAGTCCGTTGTAACCAAAGTTCTGGATGCCACTCTCGTTGCCGCTTTCTGGGGCAATTATTGTGTTGGTGTTTGTATCAGTTTCACCGCTCACAGTCCATCCACGGATATCCTGGCTACAACTAGCAGTCTGGTTATTGCGCTCTGCATGAGCTCTCAACAAGTCAATAGGTTCTCCTGATTCTTGGAGAATTTGTCTTGAATGATGCAACCGCTGATTTTCTTCTAGCTGTCTGTGTTCATCAATCTCTGACGGTTTACCAAGATTTTGATGGTAACTAGAATGATATGCATGCTGAATTCCCATCTGGTTGATGccagatggatcacattgcataaAAGGAGGCTGTGTGTAGTATATCGGTGGCATAATTGCACTGTACTGGTACGGTATAGCAGCACCAACAGAAAGTGGAACAGGTATAAAGCCATACGGAGGATGACCGAAATTGTCCTTTCTAGGGGAGGAACTGCTTGTGCCAGCATCTTCTCTTGCACTGCTTGAAGACGGGATGGCAGGACCCACTGTGCAACTGTCCAAAGGAGCCTGAGCTTGCATTGTAATCTTGCATGTATTGTGTTCATGTGAGGGCAAAGTTCCACTAGACTGAACATTCTTGTCATAAACAGATTCTTGATGAGTTAAGTGGACAGAGGGAAGAGACAGTTGCTTAGCTGATGGCTCTATTCTTTTATTACCATACCTGTCATGTTGCAAAGCATGTGAGAGCATGCATAATAGAACTAACCAGTGTTGCTCAGGGTATATGTGCAAGCAATTGCTAATATCAACCTCAGGGTCTAAAATATGAAAACAGTGTTCTCAATGAAATAAATGACCATTCCAAGCCAAAATTATTTGGATCAAAATTTAAAAATAATGAACATGTAACTACCTTGAAAAGGCTGAAGAATTTGAGTGATTAAAATTATCCTTATCCCTCAGTTCTTGGTTCACATGACCATCAGAACGTTGTTGCTTTCCTAAGTTGACATCCAGCAAGTGAGAGGGGCAAGACTGGGGATGGCCGATCGCAGCACCCTTTGAATTTTCATGAAGGGTATTTTCCATGACAGGCTTGACAGCGTTATTCTTTGTGACTGGAGATTTGCATTTTTTGCTAGTTGTTGGTTGGCCAGTAGCCATTAGATCTTTGCCAGGATCACTTGGACGACATGAACTTGCATCAGCAATCCTCA is a genomic window containing:
- the LOC123091475 gene encoding proline-rich receptor-like protein kinase PERK2, which codes for MEGPRAVAMVAVIVLVACCGAQLAVAGGDQGQPAAGGPEASLLCISECGTCPTVCTSPPPAPPSPSSSSSTPSPSPSLSPSTPSPPSPSTSILPLSTPPPPYLTLLLPPPPSSSSTEPPPSTPSPTPPKSSGGSSSSSSPSAPSSHVSSPPSPPSSSANPYYYFYLSGGSRSRGASSVYAVVIVALLLPAVTFWR
- the LOC123091474 gene encoding two-component response regulator-like APRR3 isoform X2, which encodes MKAWEVMRGRAYAFDLVLTEVNMPTLSGIDLLSRIVAADECKNIPVIMMSSQDSIGTVLKCMQNGAVDFLVKPVRKNELRNLWQHVWRRHSMNSQLNASENNAASNHISVNSGIGSKTGENSDEESDAQSSGSKRETEIESVEKLPEIATHNGASSSRELKIQNGPFDRMNTKALALKGTDDAPSGNACGTSKLQVFSAEKNVFSKYLHGITSAKVAGQIMDNAMRIADASSCRPSDPGKDLMATGQPTTSKKCKSPVTKNNAVKPVMENTLHENSKGAAIGHPQSCPSHLLDVNLGKQQRSDGHVNQELRDKDNFNHSNSSAFSRYGNKRIEPSAKQLSLPSVHLTHQESVYDKNVQSSGTLPSHEHNTCKITMQAQAPLDSCTVGPAIPSSSSAREDAGTSSSSPRKDNFGHPPYGFIPVPLSVGAAIPYQYSAIMPPIYYTQPPFMQCDPSGINQMGIQHAYHSSYHQNLGKPSEIDEHRQLEENQRLHHSRQILQESGEPIDLLRAHAERNNQTASCSQDIRGWTVSGETDTNTNTIIAPESGNESGIQNFGYNGLDSDRSRREAALMKFRMKRKDRCFEKKVRYHSRKKLAEQRPRIKGQFVSQKLKSATTTEDAETD
- the LOC123091474 gene encoding two-component response regulator-like APRR3 isoform X1, which translates into the protein MSPDADAGEPAAAAAGAGGGAARGVIRWDEILPRRSLRVLLVEHDDSTRQVVTALLRKCGYRVAAVADGMKAWEVMRGRAYAFDLVLTEVNMPTLSGIDLLSRIVAADECKNIPVIMMSSQDSIGTVLKCMQNGAVDFLVKPVRKNELRNLWQHVWRRHSMNSQLNASENNAASNHISVNSGIGSKTGENSDEESDAQSSGSKRETEIESVEKLPEIATHNGASSSRELKIQNGPFDRMNTKALALKGTDDAPSGNACGTSKLQVFSAEKNVFSKYLHGITSAKVAGQIMDNAMRIADASSCRPSDPGKDLMATGQPTTSKKCKSPVTKNNAVKPVMENTLHENSKGAAIGHPQSCPSHLLDVNLGKQQRSDGHVNQELRDKDNFNHSNSSAFSRYGNKRIEPSAKQLSLPSVHLTHQESVYDKNVQSSGTLPSHEHNTCKITMQAQAPLDSCTVGPAIPSSSSAREDAGTSSSSPRKDNFGHPPYGFIPVPLSVGAAIPYQYSAIMPPIYYTQPPFMQCDPSGINQMGIQHAYHSSYHQNLGKPSEIDEHRQLEENQRLHHSRQILQESGEPIDLLRAHAERNNQTASCSQDIRGWTVSGETDTNTNTIIAPESGNESGIQNFGYNGLDSDRSRREAALMKFRMKRKDRCFEKKVRYHSRKKLAEQRPRIKGQFVSQKLKSATTTEDAETD
- the LOC123091474 gene encoding two-component response regulator-like APRR3 isoform X3, producing the protein MVMSSQDSIGTVLKCMQNGAVDFLVKPVRKNELRNLWQHVWRRHSMNSQLNASENNAASNHISVNSGIGSKTGENSDEESDAQSSGSKRETEIESVEKLPEIATHNGASSSRELKIQNGPFDRMNTKALALKGTDDAPSGNACGTSKLQVFSAEKNVFSKYLHGITSAKVAGQIMDNAMRIADASSCRPSDPGKDLMATGQPTTSKKCKSPVTKNNAVKPVMENTLHENSKGAAIGHPQSCPSHLLDVNLGKQQRSDGHVNQELRDKDNFNHSNSSAFSRYGNKRIEPSAKQLSLPSVHLTHQESVYDKNVQSSGTLPSHEHNTCKITMQAQAPLDSCTVGPAIPSSSSAREDAGTSSSSPRKDNFGHPPYGFIPVPLSVGAAIPYQYSAIMPPIYYTQPPFMQCDPSGINQMGIQHAYHSSYHQNLGKPSEIDEHRQLEENQRLHHSRQILQESGEPIDLLRAHAERNNQTASCSQDIRGWTVSGETDTNTNTIIAPESGNESGIQNFGYNGLDSDRSRREAALMKFRMKRKDRCFEKKVRYHSRKKLAEQRPRIKGQFVSQKLKSATTTEDAETD